The Neodiprion virginianus isolate iyNeoVirg1 chromosome 5, iyNeoVirg1.1, whole genome shotgun sequence genome contains a region encoding:
- the LOC124305662 gene encoding uncharacterized protein LOC124305662 isoform X1 — translation MRTDSTIMALQQLTQALQALSKSVSNFHVGAVSTDDFKPIEEKIEDIRQILRKQKAHWILVNTKHNAHSVTEGNQDVGNGFEDLHQAVGDLRIANSMVNVCLQSCTINDIVLKDKSPPEIKKQVKECLSRLFILSDKLISLNVSMTKALNEELNLKKECQESLLEHSQFLQTQKALRNARLQDANPEILRNKKKLETRLTKINIMKRLMTNMIATASEMLSQEPFLFEMMLKHRDIINIETIIEMARENASTDSLSHAS, via the exons ATGCGAACAGACTCTACAATCATGGCACTCCAACAATTGACCCAGGCTTTGCAAGCCTTATCTAAATCTGTTTCCAATTTTCACGTCGGTGCAGTTTCAACCGACGATTTTAAGccaatcgaagaaaaaatagagGATATACGACAGATATTACGAAAACAAAAGGCTCATTGGATATTGGTGAATACTAAACACAACGCAC ATTCTGTTACAGAGGGGAACCAAGATGTTGGCAATGGGTTTGAAGATTTACATCAGGCAGTAGGGGATCTGAGAATAGCTAATTCCATGGTTAACGTGTGTCTTCAAAGTTGTACCATTAACGATATTGTGCTTAAAGACAAATCACCACCTGAAATCAAGAA GCAAGTAAAGGAGTGCCTGTCGAGGCTGTTCATACTCTCGGATAAATTGATATCCTTGAACGTTTCAATGACCAAAGCATTGAACGAGGAAttaaatctgaaaaaagaaTGCCAAGAGTCCTTATTGGAACATAgccaatttttacaaactcaaAAGGCTCTTCGAAATGCAAGACTTCAAGATGCAAACCCTGAAATATTGAG GAACAAAAAGAAGTTGGAAACGagattaacaaaaataaatataatgaaacGGCTAATGACCAACATGATTGCCACAGCTAGTGAAATGCTGAGCCAGGAAccatttttgtttgaaatgatGCTTAAGCACAGAGACATTATCAAtattgaaacaattattgaaatgGCACGTGAGAATGCCTCAACAGATTCTTTGTCACATGCTTCATAA
- the LOC124305662 gene encoding uncharacterized protein LOC124305662 isoform X2 produces the protein MRTDSTIMALQQLTQALQALSKSVSNFHVGAVSTDDFKPIEEKIEDIRQILRKQKAHWILVNTKHNAQGNQDVGNGFEDLHQAVGDLRIANSMVNVCLQSCTINDIVLKDKSPPEIKKQVKECLSRLFILSDKLISLNVSMTKALNEELNLKKECQESLLEHSQFLQTQKALRNARLQDANPEILRNKKKLETRLTKINIMKRLMTNMIATASEMLSQEPFLFEMMLKHRDIINIETIIEMARENASTDSLSHAS, from the exons ATGCGAACAGACTCTACAATCATGGCACTCCAACAATTGACCCAGGCTTTGCAAGCCTTATCTAAATCTGTTTCCAATTTTCACGTCGGTGCAGTTTCAACCGACGATTTTAAGccaatcgaagaaaaaatagagGATATACGACAGATATTACGAAAACAAAAGGCTCATTGGATATTGGTGAATACTAAACACAACGCAC AGGGGAACCAAGATGTTGGCAATGGGTTTGAAGATTTACATCAGGCAGTAGGGGATCTGAGAATAGCTAATTCCATGGTTAACGTGTGTCTTCAAAGTTGTACCATTAACGATATTGTGCTTAAAGACAAATCACCACCTGAAATCAAGAA GCAAGTAAAGGAGTGCCTGTCGAGGCTGTTCATACTCTCGGATAAATTGATATCCTTGAACGTTTCAATGACCAAAGCATTGAACGAGGAAttaaatctgaaaaaagaaTGCCAAGAGTCCTTATTGGAACATAgccaatttttacaaactcaaAAGGCTCTTCGAAATGCAAGACTTCAAGATGCAAACCCTGAAATATTGAG GAACAAAAAGAAGTTGGAAACGagattaacaaaaataaatataatgaaacGGCTAATGACCAACATGATTGCCACAGCTAGTGAAATGCTGAGCCAGGAAccatttttgtttgaaatgatGCTTAAGCACAGAGACATTATCAAtattgaaacaattattgaaatgGCACGTGAGAATGCCTCAACAGATTCTTTGTCACATGCTTCATAA
- the LOC124305662 gene encoding uncharacterized protein LOC124305662 isoform X4 yields MRTDSTIMALQQLTQALQALSKSVSNFHVGAVSTDDFKPIEEKIEDIRQILRKQKAHWILVNTKHNAHSVTEGNQDVGNGFEDLHQAVGDLRIANSMVNVCLQSCTINDIVLKDKSPPEIKKQVKECLSRLFILSDKLISLNVSMTKALNEELNLKKECQESLLEHSQFLQTQKALRNARLQDANPEILRFVNAERYVSNEPRYQTLKTSMNNSMEQKEVGNEINKNKYNETANDQHDCHS; encoded by the exons ATGCGAACAGACTCTACAATCATGGCACTCCAACAATTGACCCAGGCTTTGCAAGCCTTATCTAAATCTGTTTCCAATTTTCACGTCGGTGCAGTTTCAACCGACGATTTTAAGccaatcgaagaaaaaatagagGATATACGACAGATATTACGAAAACAAAAGGCTCATTGGATATTGGTGAATACTAAACACAACGCAC ATTCTGTTACAGAGGGGAACCAAGATGTTGGCAATGGGTTTGAAGATTTACATCAGGCAGTAGGGGATCTGAGAATAGCTAATTCCATGGTTAACGTGTGTCTTCAAAGTTGTACCATTAACGATATTGTGCTTAAAGACAAATCACCACCTGAAATCAAGAA GCAAGTAAAGGAGTGCCTGTCGAGGCTGTTCATACTCTCGGATAAATTGATATCCTTGAACGTTTCAATGACCAAAGCATTGAACGAGGAAttaaatctgaaaaaagaaTGCCAAGAGTCCTTATTGGAACATAgccaatttttacaaactcaaAAGGCTCTTCGAAATGCAAGACTTCAAGATGCAAACCCTGAAATATTGAGGTTCGTAAACGCTGAACGTTACGTGAGTAACGAGCCACGATATCAAACTCTAAAAACTTCCATGAATAATTCAATG GAACAAAAAGAAGTTGGAAACGagattaacaaaaataaatataatgaaacGGCTAATGACCAACATGATTGCCACAGCTAG
- the LOC124305662 gene encoding uncharacterized protein LOC124305662 isoform X3, which translates to MALQQLTQALQALSKSVSNFHVGAVSTDDFKPIEEKIEDIRQILRKQKAHWILVNTKHNAHSVTEGNQDVGNGFEDLHQAVGDLRIANSMVNVCLQSCTINDIVLKDKSPPEIKKQVKECLSRLFILSDKLISLNVSMTKALNEELNLKKECQESLLEHSQFLQTQKALRNARLQDANPEILRNKKKLETRLTKINIMKRLMTNMIATASEMLSQEPFLFEMMLKHRDIINIETIIEMARENASTDSLSHAS; encoded by the exons ATGGCACTCCAACAATTGACCCAGGCTTTGCAAGCCTTATCTAAATCTGTTTCCAATTTTCACGTCGGTGCAGTTTCAACCGACGATTTTAAGccaatcgaagaaaaaatagagGATATACGACAGATATTACGAAAACAAAAGGCTCATTGGATATTGGTGAATACTAAACACAACGCAC ATTCTGTTACAGAGGGGAACCAAGATGTTGGCAATGGGTTTGAAGATTTACATCAGGCAGTAGGGGATCTGAGAATAGCTAATTCCATGGTTAACGTGTGTCTTCAAAGTTGTACCATTAACGATATTGTGCTTAAAGACAAATCACCACCTGAAATCAAGAA GCAAGTAAAGGAGTGCCTGTCGAGGCTGTTCATACTCTCGGATAAATTGATATCCTTGAACGTTTCAATGACCAAAGCATTGAACGAGGAAttaaatctgaaaaaagaaTGCCAAGAGTCCTTATTGGAACATAgccaatttttacaaactcaaAAGGCTCTTCGAAATGCAAGACTTCAAGATGCAAACCCTGAAATATTGAG GAACAAAAAGAAGTTGGAAACGagattaacaaaaataaatataatgaaacGGCTAATGACCAACATGATTGCCACAGCTAGTGAAATGCTGAGCCAGGAAccatttttgtttgaaatgatGCTTAAGCACAGAGACATTATCAAtattgaaacaattattgaaatgGCACGTGAGAATGCCTCAACAGATTCTTTGTCACATGCTTCATAA
- the LOC124305660 gene encoding uncharacterized protein LOC124305660 — MNASRMLINLAKRSYGAQKSWKVRPNPGIQRRADMLEDDIEKDLESFNEFDLEDAEPDFSQAHKSYSMHKQEMAEAKEKLKLRIVARKYFKEHEPNLLTYIEKQQIRHLHESDSLVYTPEKLSESFPALPHTIRKIIKVRWHARNADRVLKHDQQVINNWQKFKRGELPLEPRIRQHLEKFKNRKITLPDKAEVEQKLLPPPPEFKKPQSQLYTGIIQNYLKEKKGHDENNEVVCLSGSDEVDNGSENNYESKDLMHEYSKNSVENNLTFNPNQNHHVISLRDTKSLKTRIRNSDKPLTLDKFFEESVKNMGTIPSLEDKVLMDTYKKKVELETMKNQKMESVDRSSLQNFSASAESKLPMAAVERRNEAKNVEVPDDSKEMGLQTYVKVWEKKVIRDEHYSEVIKIPKDKYKKGKLYKIRDCFYDDDGEFLYRVPGLKG, encoded by the exons atgaatgcaAGTAGAATGTTAATAAATTTGGCGAAAAGGTCGTACGGTGCTCAGAAAAGTTGGAAAGTACGTCCGAACCCTGGCATACAGAGGAGAGCGGACATGCTAGAAGACGACATAGAAAAGGATTTGGAATCTTTTAATGAATTCGATCTGGAAGACGCGGAGCCGGATTTTTCACAGGCTCACAAGTCCTATTCTATGCATAAACA AGAAATGGCTGAAGCtaaggaaaaattaaaactgcGCATAGTGGCTAGAAAGTACTTCAAGGAACATGAACCGAACCTTTTAACGTACATTGAAAAGCAGCAAATACGTCACTTGCACGAGAGCGATTCGCTGGTTTATACTCCAGAAAAATTGAGCGAAAGTTTCCCTGCATTACCTCACACTATACGTAAAATTATCAAAGTTAGATGGCACGCTAGAAATGCAGACAGGGTTTTGAAACATGATCAGCAGGTTATTAAcaattggcaaaaatttaaACGAGGAGAATTGCCATTGGAGCCAAGAATCAGACAGCACTTGGAAAAGTTtaagaatcgaaaaattacTTTGCCTGACAAAGCGGAGGTGGAACAAAAACTCCTACCACCGCCACCGGAATTCAAAAAACCACAGAGTCAACTATACACTGGAATAATACAGAACTACTTGAAGGAGAAAAAGGGGCATGACGAAAATAACGAAGTAGTTTGCCTTTCTGGGAGTGATGAAGTCGACAACGGTTCCGAAAACAATTATGAAAGCAAAGACTTAATGCACGAGTACAGCAAAAATTCAGTGGAGAATAACCTCACGTTCAATCCAAACCAAAACCATCACGTAATCAGCCTTAGGGATACTAAATCATTGAAGACAAGGATCAGGAATTCAGACAAGCCTCTTACTTTGGACAAGTTTTTTGAggaatctgtgaaaaatatgGGTACCATACCATCGTTGGAGGACAAGGTCCTGATGGATACATATAAGAAGAAAGTGGAGTTAGAAACTATGAAGAatcagaaaatggaaagcgtCGATCGATCTAgccttcaaaatttttctgcatCAGCAGAGAGTAAACTGCCGATGGCTGCGGTTGAGAGACGAAATGAGGCAAAGAATGTCGAAGTGCCAGATGATTCCAAGGAAATGGGGCTGCAGACATATGTCAAAGTatgggaaaaaaaagtgattcgGGATGAACATTACAGtgaagttataaaaattccaaaggATAAATACAAGAAAGGAAAACTATACAAAATTCGGGACTGCTTTTACGATGATGATGGAGAATTTTTGTACAGAGTACCCGGACTCAAGGgctaa